The DNA sequence AGTATGTTGGGGGATCGTGAGATGATGCTCGCCATGCTCATAGGTAGTCAGTCGAAGGTGACTACCGGCTTGACGGGTAATCGAGTAACCGAGCTTGCGAAGGGCCTGAGCGAGATCACTTCCGGACAGATCGCGGGGAAGCCTCATACGGCGATAACTTCCTCGCGGACGTGGTGCAGGCGGACGACCTTCGGTGCTTGCCCCTCCTCAAAGTGACAGCGAACCGCTTCACGGACTTTCCCCGGCAATTCAGCCAGCGTGTCCGCTTCTGTGAAGATCGACTCCCCGAGTGCGCGCGCAATGTACCCGCCCTCAGGAGCCTCTTCCACGACAAAAATCAATTCACTCATGGCCATCTCTCATCAAGTGGTGTTATTCGCACATGGTAGTCCCGCGCACCTTCAATGTCCAGCCTGCAACGGCTTAGCGTAGGAGCGCTACGAGTCTCATATTGCCCTTACTCAGGGCACAACGCACAGCACGGTCGACTTCAAGTCATGGCGGCCCGGTCAAGTCCCCTCTTCCCACATCTTAAAGTCCTTCAGTTCTTCGGCAATGCTTTTCAGGATCCAGGCAATCACCGCCGCATCATCCACATAGCCGACGACAGGAATGAAGTCCGGAATCACATCCAGCGGGCTGATGAGATACAGAATCGCCGCGACGATGGTCACGAGCTTATGGACCGAGAGGCCTGTATAGGCACCGCTCACTGACGCTTTCAGGAGCCGCACCAATAATTGAAGGTCTCTCAACAGCCTTCCACCGCGACCTTGTGCGATCGAAACCGCCGCGGCCAACAGATACCGAAGCCGCTCTTTGTCTCTGAGATACTCCGCTGCCGCCTGAGTGAACCCTCTAAACATCTTCAACGCCTTCAGGAGCATCGCTGGAGTCATGATCTTCATTCCGTCCTCCCTGAAGTGTGAGCACAGCCCCAGTCCGCAATCAGGCTTGAGAATAACAGGCAGTCCGCAAAGGATCAATTTGGACAGATGGCAAAACACAGGAACGAACCATCGGCGGAGTGGTGGGAAGTGGGCCGGATAAGTAGCCTGGCCCCTTTTCTTGTCCCACATGAACCAGAAGAACCAGATAGACGGGAGAGACCCGTCGCGGCATGGTGGGGGGAGAAACTCAGCTGCAGGCGAGGCGTACACAGGCGCGACCGACAGGTAGTTTTCCGATTACCTAACCTATTTTTTTATTCTACCTCTCGACAGAAACGAAGAAAAGACGGCGCAGTCGACGAAAGCAGGAGGGCTCTATCCAGTGGTTTGGAACTCGACCTTCCGAGCCTCCGTCACTCGCTTAGAGGCATCCAGAATTTCAATGGAGACAAGATTGCCCGCCACATCATAATCCAGAATCACGCCGGGCTTATCTTCGTCGCTTTCCGCAACAGGCGTATTGTCCTTCAGGATCATACTCAGCGTATCGCTCGTTTTGTCGTACGACACCTTCATGGGTTCCTCCAATATTTTTCGATCTTGCTGGTCCGATATGCGGGCACCACCCGTGCCGGGCACCGATCGACATCCACGAAGACACGAAGCAGGAACACCGTTCCAGGCGGTCCTGAAGAAACCTTCGATTGAAGGACCACGCAGCCAGGTCGAACGTCAATGCGTTGCCCTGGTGAAAGAAGTATCGCACGGACAGTCTCCTCGCTCAAGCCTCGCCGCATTAGTTCAAACCGGGCATGGTCACTGAACACATAATCTGTAATGGGCAGTGCACTCACGAGCAGTACTCCAAAAATCTACAGGCCACCACGGAAACGAGCCTGAGCAACAACATCGGCCCTCACCCCGGCAGTGATACATCGGGACAATACGTTTGGGAAGCGACAGTTTTTCCTGAAAGTGCGTTGAGAGAGGCGCCCCTATCGCCCTTCGATGGACAAGCCGCGGCCGTAGGGAGTGGCGGCAGGATGGGGGCGGTCGGTTGGTCTGTCTGGTCTGTTTGGTTCAACTGGTCTGTCTGGTTTGTTTGGTCTATAGAGCCTGCGAGACGGGCGGGACGAGCAGGAATGGCGAGATGGGGGAAGAGCCTGTCTGGTTGGTTTCGCTACGTGAACTAGAGAAACTAGATCAACCACATGAACCAGAAGAACCAGACAAACGAGATAGACCAGAAGGCATCCTCACCGCAGCCGCACTCATCTACGTGGCGGCCCCCCTTGCGAGTCTGCTCAACCTGTGGCGCTGGATCGCCCTCCTACGGCGATAGGCTCAGTCCCTTCACGCACCCTCGCAAAGTCGCCGGGATTGTGTGCGACGAGAAACGACTCCCGAGCCCTTTGCCTTGTCTGTCTTCATAGACAGTTCAAAGTCAGTTCTTTACAATACACACATGCAGTTCGAATGGGATCGTGACAAGGCACGGCGCAACCTACTGAAACACCGAGCCTCATTCGACGAAGCCGTGACCGTGTTCTATGATCCACTCGCGGCCACGATTGATGATCCGGATCATTCCACCGGTGAACGAAGATATCTCACAATCGGATACTCCGCCCGTGGACGGCTACTGATCGTCGCCCATACAGATCGAGGAACTGCTGTACGAATCATCAGTGCCCGCCGAGCGACAGCGGGAGAGAGGAAACGCCATGAAACGTAAAGGACCACCACAGTCAGACAACATGCGGGCAGAGTATACCTTCGACTACACAAACGCGGTTCGAGGGAAATACTACCGTCGACTGATCAAGGAAGGGGCAAACGTCGCCGTACTTGAGCCCGATGTTGCCAGTGCCTTTCGTGACTCCGCATCGGTCAATGCGGCGTTGCGCTCACTCCTCGAAATGTCCGAGGCGACTCGACGCCTGACGACACACACAAAGCGAGGGCCGAAGAAACGCGTAGCAGCATAACCCCTTCAACGCCGCCGTCACTCCCTCCCAAACCGACCTCACGGTCGAGGCCAATCTTCGAGACCTAGCCAAAGACCTAACCGTTCCCCGCTGATTGCACGACACCGACAGACATGCACGTCACCGCTCAAGACTTCAAGGACGGCGAGGCAAGCCAAGCAAAATGGGATGGTCTGTCTGGTCGGGCTGGTTTGTTTGGTCTATAGAGACTGCGGGACGGGCGGGAATGGCGAGACGAGCGGGAAAGTCTGTCTGGTTTGATTCGCTCCTTGAACGAAACGAACCACATGAACCAGAGAAACTAGATCAACCAGAAGAACCAGACAGACCAGACAAACCAGATAGACCAGAAAGCGGCCTCCCTTGCCAGTCTGCTCAACCTATGGTCCTGGATCGCCCTCCTCCGGCGATAGGCTCGGCCCCTTCACTCACCCTCGCACATCATCGAACCTGGCCCCAAGCGGCGTCGAGGTCGGCGGTGATGGCGTGCGGCGAGAAAAGATTAACAACCATTTTTCTTTCTTCCGGCTCCAATAAGTCAATAGTCATGTCTGACCCCCAATCTCCCATATTCACAACCAGACACGACGTGCTAGCTAGCCACCCGCTTCAGCGATGCTGTGCCGGGATCGTATTGGTAGCCTGTAATCGTTCCGTCCTTGATTCGGCTAACAGCCTCGTCGATTACGAATAGCGGCACGAGGAACCATTCGCGAGGCACAACCGGATTCCCGAAACGATCCTTGATCTCGACATCAAGTCTTACTGGATCAAATATTCGCTGGATAAGGTTTTCAAGCTTGGTGCGATTGATGTTGGAAAGTTTGTAGGTCGCAACGATCTCCACGTCCGCCATGAGGAACGTGGGATCAAGCGTTGCGTTGTCGATCCGACGTTCAACGCTGCCACCGGTCACACCGATCTTGTGCAGAATGTCCCGGTTGGACGCGACCACTGGATTGTCGGACTTACTCCGTAGAACATAGATTGTGCCGCTGGTCTGGTCGCCTTCCTCGATTTCGCTGGAGAAAAGCGGGAGCGACTCCAAATCGGTGATACGCCGACCAGCACCGTCTCGATGAAGGGCGCGCTGGAGGGAACGCAGGAGAACATCGCTTTCCGTCCCGTTGTCATAGATAACGCGGAGCCGGCTGTCGCGCCGGTCATATTCGGTTACAAATTCATTGCCAACTTCTGCGACATAGGAAATCTGGCCGCCGACGATGAAGAACTGGCCCTTTTTGATTTCGGCCATCGTTTGAAACGGGCGTGTTTGCCGGATGCCGGTATCGAGATCCTTTTTGACCTGAAGAAACATCGGTTTGAATTCTTCAAAGTCCTCGCATTTCTTGCGCATGGCGATTTCTTCGGCCGCTTTCTTCTCGGCGGTCGAACGCACATGCCGAAGCGCTGTGACGCCCTCCATAGAACCGTCAACACCAAGGGCCTCCAGAAGCGCGTGGTCGTCCAAGTCGTCAGCCGCCGGAATGGGAGCCCCTTTCCCACCTTCTAGCAACCCTTGGCGATCCATAGGCGCAAGGAGAGTTCGGCGCTCCGTCAGGCCCCGCAGGCGATCCAAGCGCACGGCGTATAGACGCTCGAATATGTCACGATCTTCCCCGTGCTGGGGCGTGCGCCCGTGTTCGTCAGCGAATCGCTGGATTTCCTCAAAACCGGCAATGATGCGCTCCTCGCGTGGCGTACGGCCACCCGTATCTTTCGCCTCAATCTCGACACCAAGCTCCTCAAGAAGTGCATCGTCTTCATCGGTGAATTTAGCCACGCGCCGCCTCCGCTTTCATCCGTGCAAGGTACGCCACGCCTTCGGCCATGCGCTTTTCCCACGCATCTGTTGACGTGATGGACGGCAAACGCCCCCGTTCCTGTTTGAATCTCAAGGCACGTTTAGCAAGCTCCCGCGCCTCCTCGATGGTAAGACTGACACGCTTTGCCGAGATGGCTGCCTGAACCTGTTTCAGACTGGCCTCGCTCATGGTCTTGGCGAGGATGGCATAGGCTTCCCCGAAGGGATTGATCCGGTCGATCAGGTCGATGTCGAGCTCGCGTACATCCATTGCGTACTTCCGAACGCCGTCGATCAAAGCGGTATTGCTGCTCTGCTGCCCGTCGCCGCCCGCTCCGCCAAGCACAATCTGTTTGGCTTGCTGTGTCAGATTCAGCGCCGCGATGGCGTGCTGGCGCACCGCCTCCTGATCTTCCTCGTTCAATTCTGGATATTTGTCCTTGACGATCTTGCCCATGCGGACCTGGGTCAGTTCTTCCGGCACAAGTTCCTCATCAAACAAGCCGCGTTCAATAGCCGTTTTGTCCTGAACGAAGGCTGCAATCACCTCATTCAAGTCCTCACGGCATATACGGGCCGCTTCCTGGCTTTTTGGTTCAGACAGTCCCTTAATCTCGATCTGGAATTGCCCGGTCTCGCCATTGAAACCCACGTTGCATTTGTTGGGGTCAAAACCGCCTTCGCCGTAATCGAAGCCCGGCGTCGGCCCACTATTCGGATTCTTCGGTTTGAACTCAAAGCGCGGCGCAAGCACCTGCTCCATGAGAAGGCTGGCCGCAATCGCCTTGAGCGTATCGTTGACGGCCTCAGTGACGGCCTCCGCCGACGCATCAGGTTCGGCGATCAGATTGGTAAAGCGCGTGCGGGTCTTTCCCGGCGCGTCGCGCGTGGCGCGACCGATGATCTGCACGATCTCGGTCAGGCTGGACCGGTATCCAATGGTTAATGCGTGTTCGCACCAAATCCAGTCGAAGCCTTCCTTCGCCATGCCCAAGGCAATGATGATGTCCACATAATCCCGGTTGTTCTTTTGCGCGGAGTCCTTCAAGGCGGCGGATACGCGCTCGCGCTTGGCCGCATCATCATCAACAAGGTCGGCGATCTTGAGAACACGGCCCGTCGCCGTCTTAACGATCTGAAAGCCGGTTTCCAGGTCAGCACCCTGCCATTCGCCCAACTCTTCGATGATGTGCTCCACTTCCTTAATCTTGTCCTTCGTGCTTTCTCGCGAATTGACGTTTGGGATGTGGATGATCGTCTTCTCTTCATGGTTCAGCACCTTCAGAATGTCGTCGATATAGGACCCCGAATAGAAGAAATAGCCGATGTCGAGCTGCTTCAGGTACTCGTAGCCGTTCAGTTGCTCATAATAGGTGTAGGTGACGGTATCGAACTTGTCCTCGTCGAGCGGGGCAAGGACGGCTTCCGCGTCACCCCGGAAATACGAACCTGTCATCGCGACAATATGCGTCCTGTTGCGGGCAATGAACTGGC is a window from the Nitrospirota bacterium genome containing:
- a CDS encoding type II toxin-antitoxin system HicA family toxin, which codes for MRLPRDLSGSDLAQALRKLGYSITRQAGSHLRLTTYEHGEHHLTIPQHTPLRIGTLSAILADVAAHFDITREQLLEQLFG
- a CDS encoding 2-oxoisovalerate dehydrogenase — its product is MSELIFVVEEAPEGGYIARALGESIFTEADTLAELPGKVREAVRCHFEEGQAPKVVRLHHVREEVIAV
- a CDS encoding YkvA family protein, with the translated sequence MKIMTPAMLLKALKMFRGFTQAAAEYLRDKERLRYLLAAAVSIAQGRGGRLLRDLQLLVRLLKASVSGAYTGLSVHKLVTIVAAILYLISPLDVIPDFIPVVGYVDDAAVIAWILKSIAEELKDFKMWEEGT
- a CDS encoding DUF2283 domain-containing protein → MKVSYDKTSDTLSMILKDNTPVAESDEDKPGVILDYDVAGNLVSIEILDASKRVTEARKVEFQTTG
- a CDS encoding BrnT family toxin — protein: MQFEWDRDKARRNLLKHRASFDEAVTVFYDPLAATIDDPDHSTGERRYLTIGYSARGRLLIVAHTDRGTAVRIISARRATAGERKRHET
- a CDS encoding GIY-YIG nuclease family protein, translating into MAKFTDEDDALLEELGVEIEAKDTGGRTPREERIIAGFEEIQRFADEHGRTPQHGEDRDIFERLYAVRLDRLRGLTERRTLLAPMDRQGLLEGGKGAPIPAADDLDDHALLEALGVDGSMEGVTALRHVRSTAEKKAAEEIAMRKKCEDFEEFKPMFLQVKKDLDTGIRQTRPFQTMAEIKKGQFFIVGGQISYVAEVGNEFVTEYDRRDSRLRVIYDNGTESDVLLRSLQRALHRDGAGRRITDLESLPLFSSEIEEGDQTSGTIYVLRSKSDNPVVASNRDILHKIGVTGGSVERRIDNATLDPTFLMADVEIVATYKLSNINRTKLENLIQRIFDPVRLDVEIKDRFGNPVVPREWFLVPLFVIDEAVSRIKDGTITGYQYDPGTASLKRVAS
- a CDS encoding DEAD/DEAH box helicase — translated: MTGPIKSVPSISVSYARNGNATKSNALGMRPMQERAYERRGEQYLLIKSPPASGKSRALMFIALDKLQNQGLKQAIIIVPERSIGASFHDEPLTKYGFWADWIVQPRWNLCDAPGGDNGGKVNAVGAFLESDDKVLVCTHATFRFAVDRFGVEKFDDRLIAVDEFHHVSTDDENKLGRHIGQFIARNRTHIVAMTGSYFRGDAEAVLAPLDEDKFDTVTYTYYEQLNGYEYLKQLDIGYFFYSGSYIDDILKVLNHEEKTIIHIPNVNSRESTKDKIKEVEHIIEELGEWQGADLETGFQIVKTATGRVLKIADLVDDDAAKRERVSAALKDSAQKNNRDYVDIIIALGMAKEGFDWIWCEHALTIGYRSSLTEIVQIIGRATRDAPGKTRTRFTNLIAEPDASAEAVTEAVNDTLKAIAASLLMEQVLAPRFEFKPKNPNSGPTPGFDYGEGGFDPNKCNVGFNGETGQFQIEIKGLSEPKSQEAARICREDLNEVIAAFVQDKTAIERGLFDEELVPEELTQVRMGKIVKDKYPELNEEDQEAVRQHAIAALNLTQQAKQIVLGGAGGDGQQSSNTALIDGVRKYAMDVRELDIDLIDRINPFGEAYAILAKTMSEASLKQVQAAISAKRVSLTIEEARELAKRALRFKQERGRLPSITSTDAWEKRMAEGVAYLARMKAEAARG